In the genome of Choristoneura fumiferana chromosome 21, NRCan_CFum_1, whole genome shotgun sequence, the window CCTTCCTTGTTGGCATGGCGCCGCCGCCTTTGGCCTCTCGCCTGTCACGCGAAGCTCCCATGGCGGCGCCGGCGTCTTCGAACATGTCTGCTAGTCCTGGGTACCCTGGTATGTCTTGTGGTTGGGGCGGCGATGGCGGCGGTGGAGGCGGCGGTATTTGTCTGGCAACCTGCCATGGAATAATTAATGAGAGACTGAATTAAGATTTCATCGTCTCCAAAATCACAGCCACAGCCCTCATCTTTGATTGTGCTTGAgcggtagttcccacgcgggaccagtgcaaataagtaaataaactagCGAATCAGCGAAACTGACGGTTAAGGAAACTGACCAATGAATACGCTACTTAAATTGAAGTGAGtgaaaccacagaataagtaataggtaGTACCTACAGTGAGACTTCAAAGTTTTCCCGCGCCTTTTCTTTTCAACGAGAAGTTcatagtaaatttcaagtgAAATTTGCTCATAAATTTTGAATTCTTCAAAATTCAGGACACCGACCGAGACTGGAATCTAAGTTTTTACCTATTTTTCTTCAATACGAACAGGCCTTATACACTTGGAAGTTTTCACCATGTACACGGTATAAATTTGGCCATACACGTTACGGTTTGCCGAAGAGGTTACCGCGGTCACCTGCCAGGccctaatattatttagtacgagagtaAGAGAGACGGTACGGTTACGAACTTCGCTCGGGTCACTGTCGCAGGTCCtacctgagggcctactccgaagttcgaaaatcgaagtccgtatcgtaccgtccctctcgccttcatattaaatagtatagtatatttcgaatttcgtagtagccctgctgcacagGTAGACCTCTGCCTGCGGCAAACCGTACCGTAGCGTAACGTGTATGGCCAGCTTAAGTAGAATAATTGACAACCAGATAGTCTAGTGATGAGCCTGaatacaaagcttgaggtcctgggttcgatctcTGGAAGGGGaagatatatttgtatgaaaacatataaatacattcatataatgaaaaatatatgtacatactTATAGCACAAAAGCTTTGCTAACTTTGGGTGGGACTATACGAGTAAAAGCTagatcaatgagggctatcgttttttgtctttctagatgacgccactgttgcgtgaggttttaagtgtggctttcaaaatctgttattacgggctcgaaaacaaagtaaaaccgtaccataaaaattcgagcaaccacagtgttgcgtagtcccgctttgttcggaaaaaaagggaggacaaaagtttccgaaagacaaaactgtctcaaaccacagacattcaattgccccgtaacgcataattgccataattaatttcaggtaatgcaaaatattcacaaaattattcttattataaataaacccgcgtagctcacccaaaaactatgagatttgacatttcggagacctcacgctaaactagcgcctctagcggcgaattcatacgcaataACCCTCACATTggtggtgtcaagtgtcccatgacgatatatttatttacattaagtaAACTTACTCTTTTTAAAGCTTGCTGACCATCGGCAGACCAAGGGGGTAGCGCGGCGCTGACAAGCCCAAACTCCACCGAACACAGGGCAAAGACCACCAAATAAAACGTGTGTTTCATCTTCACAGGCCACTGCTCCATTGGACAAACTCGTCCCAGCTACATCTTTATACCATCCCACCGCATCATGCTGTTAAACGTCGGAAACCTTTGACAAACAATGCAACAACTTCCTGTGATGTACACGTGAGATATACGagataaaaatgtaataatagtgctgattaaaattaattacgtgACTCTAATGTAAGCGGGATCGCACGCACAACCCCCACGTGTGGTACCTACTGAGTACTTTACAGAGGCCATGGGCGCCGGCAGGGTTAACAACAATTCACAACATTGGAGCAGGGgtgaaaataaaacgaataaagagatGCTCGACTTACCGACagattgaataatgtttttccatcgtattttgtcgtgtaagttcgtatttatcttaatttaaaaaaatgttacctaAAGGTTAGCTGAAAGCGATCCCTATTTACGGAGAAGCTCGCCTTTGCTCTCCTctttgtgtttttgtatttcttgttattttatttttatgtgcaataaagagtccgtttacatacatatacgtataaaattatcttgttttctcaattttagcttcagtaaacttcagtaagctacgatgacaaaacattctACATCTATACTGTgcctttagtgtaagttttcggttacaaaaaacgtctcgatcgcattcgcgttaaaatctcaatttgcatgaaaacacgaacatcgcaaacgttccgctagaggcgctgttcgtgtttccatataaatattgattttaacgcgaacgcgatcgagacgtatttcgtaaccgaaaacttacactaagggtaagGGTTTTGGTAAATTCTCCAGGTACCGCAGCTGCTACGTACAACTTTTTCATAGTAAATGCCAATGCTCCTATCGCAGTAACTCCTCTACCTGGCGATGGCGAGTGCAATGATGACATACTGAGACAAGGTGTACCTACTCGTCTGCGATGCGAGGCGATTGGGCGGATTATTTTAAGAtggagggggaggggggctACACACAGGGCCTTCTTTTAAGCTATCGGGGCCTTGGGCACTAGGATAATGGGGTAAATTTTACAGCCGCCATCGCGGCGCCCTGacctgaagggctactacgaaattcgaagttcgtacctttcgtatcgtaccatccctctcgttcagtaccactaccatgagtttacgcGGGAGTAGCGGGACGttatacgatacgaactttgatttcctaatttcgtagtagcctctctGGCACTATAgatactacgaagtgcgaaattcgatcttcgtatcttgccgtcccgctgatgctaatattatttatttaatactttccTACgaaagggagtagccattcattcgccgcgttcccctctgtcaaagtacaagcccaactgggcatacgaattttatagaacaaggcgcgctcggatttcaaactagaccgaatcgagtcgcgcgagtgaGCGCTGCAGTGGtaaaaatgccgaattgttcagttttctgctgtaaaaagagatctgggacatcaagcttgcaaaaagatggtgttacatttcacatgtaagtaaatccgataggaagcccgcgttgctctaagattTAATACGAGTAAGACGGTATGATATAAACTCCGAATTTCTAACTAAGCCCCCCTGGGCTCGGGGCCACAGTGCCCAGTGAGAAAGAGGGGCCTGCTTGCAtcctttataattattaattattagcgacccgccccggcttcgcacgggcaaaatgaaaaaccggccaagtgcgagtcggactcccgcacgaaggattccgtacctatacaacattagacattagcaaaaatcgacaaaaaaacCACGTGTGCTGTACGGGAGGCATGGGAgcacccttaaatatttattttattctgtttttagtatttgttgttatagcggcaacagaaatacatcatcagtggctatcacggttcatgagatacagcctagtgacagacagacagacggacagtggagtgttagtaatagggtcccgtttttattgcCCTTTAGGCATAGaactctaaaaaatatataaatcgagggcacatttttcagctccatttcccaaaaactacaaccGACCCGCGCGAAGACGGGGGAatcaacgtagagtaaatgcattttttggttagattgatttgtttaaattcgtaatatcttttgaatgtccaatttgaataattcaaaaagtaatctagagctattgaaaccgtcttgaatatgaaattatttatttggataaggattaatacaaagttaaggataaagcggcaattacactgagtcgttcgccgcatgctgcatcgaacgccgcagtagacggaccaTTTATTTCCTCTGagagacggacagactaatgtaaagacgacgttcgttcgcTGAAGTAcctagtttgaaacaaattcggcgaccgtattaggtgaacgacgtagtgtaattgccgctttacatggtctgattttagtcggcatttcagtcaacttttaaaatgtaaaaagctagtaaaaaatagtTGTGGTGACATAAccacaatagttggacatatggtatcgcgaagttttttgtagatattgatatgTATAATCTctaatattgtagaacatttttttgttctatcatcacagcgcacacacacacacacacacacaccacatttATTTCCACAGCGCAGCGTATGCGATGAAAGATACATTGAGTTAcgacattattgaagttttagtacggtacggatccctaatttttttttaaaatataatatagccTATATCACTCGGAGATAGTGTATAATAGATAGCTTCCCAacggtgaaagattttttttaatcggtccagtagtttcagagcctattcaatgcaaacaaacaaacaataaaatattttctctttataatattagtactagcttttgcccgcgacttcgtccgcgttgaatagtaattttgggaagtatttaatttatttaggatacctactgtctatgtgaatacgccatctaaaatgaccccacattgcgtacattttgcctatgagcttagaaggctctactAACACTGCATCACTCTGCTGCATCATcccccctcgcaggtaaaattttcaaaaacgcttgaacatatatctattatttcttataagtagtccaatgccaagtttcataaagaaccatcgatttatcttcgacaatgatgatcttccatataaagtttcatccccttatttcaccccctcacacgaagaattttaaaaaacgtgcgaacaaatatctatttatctcttttcatgtgccgaaatggcaagtttaataaagattcatcgatttatcttagataatgacgaccttccacatAAACTTCATCCCcttttcatcccctcacagatcgaattttcaaaaaaactcaaacaaatatagacttatttcttattaagtgcctaaatgccaagtttcatagttttatctttgacagcgacgaacttccaccatataaactttcatcccctatttcaaccccttaaagcctctttttcgcgataaaaggtagcctatgttctttcccaaggtctattctatctctgtaccaaatttcatcaaaatcggttcagcggtttaggcgtgaaagcgtaacagacagacagacagacagacagacagacagacagacagacagacagttactttcgcatttataatattatagtatggatagtatggaagtatggatatgtagatATTACATTAGTATAGATAACTTTTGTTTTGTGTCTTAGTTACTAAGTCGAAATTGCTTCTTTATCTATACTTAGTTGATTTTATGCATTTTAATGACAATATTCGTAACGTAGGTAGTGTTAAATAAAAACGATTCAATTGTCCCCTAAGTTAATTAATACCTAAAGCACGCTATAATTTTTGTCGTCACGCAAtggtgttgtgttgtgtgtggcGTGAGATGAGATGGTATGCATTTAATTGGGTAAATAACTTTGTGGTACGTGTACGGTGTACAAGTAGGTACAACTGataggttaaggtatattttaatgaaaaaccaTTTCTATAACTtctattttatgatttattgaACCGCACAAAAGATATAGCAATCGCCATTACTTTGGTGTGTACtctatcacaaaaaaataataattctcaagcaaacttggccgttatatttttccttgaaagtttgatatacttactaccatcctgaattttatcaaatttttccacccaccggtttagattttaggagggggggacgctcgattttaatgaaaatttgcaatttaaagttgaatatttcgcaaacatatcactgaatcaaaaaatcgtcttagcaaacccctaatggttaagacctatccaacgataccccacactatagggatggatgagaaaaaaaaatcacccccacattacgtctatgggaggtaagtaccctaaaaaaattttttttcaatttttaattgtaccattttgtcggcatagtttacctatatatccgcgcaaaattacagctttcttgcattgatagtccctgagcaaagccgcggacggacagacagacagacagacatggcgaaactataagggttccgtttttgccattttggctccggaaccctaaaaaccagcaAACAGTacgtttttattgtacctacatttcAACAACAACACACGCTAAAGTTAGGTTTTAGTTATTGTCGGCATCAAGGGCAAAGGGCAACGGTAAACACGATACGATTACGATGGCGATGACGGTCGAAATAACaaaattggctaagtaaagttttttgaagaggtgccaaatatatttttcttcgatagtcgacgtcttaataatcgaggaactgcagctcttttatttttatttcctcttatgaattagaaatatttttttaagtggtcgatatgacgtttgtgatattgaaatggcagaaccgttgagggctcagtacttagtagaaacagtaaaaaaaaaaaaacgacacctGTCActactgtcactgtcaagtagaatctaacctaaaaccgttttatttgctttgcgatttggtgcgatcaatgtgttttttggataatttttaagacctctcagcacaaactcagtactttaaaatttgccgcatttctccacgacctttgcataataattggaccacgattggacagtttcgacgactattttggctctgcttcttcgacaacgctatcttgtattctcgacgacacttggcttgacttttggaccatatATTCTATTTAAgcggcttcacctttcaatacgaaatgagtgaatttgtgcgagcagattcaaggaacttgcacacatggctatgagtctagaatattttgacaccagtgataagtatacaatgttgccgaaatcagAGGAGATAAAGCACTTGTCCGTaccggtaaaatggatgaacgtaagtacaaaattatatcaatacagtttctgtctattttttttaaattacattttagggcatcaaaagttgaatatgttgccggaccaaagttgttcgagagcacagaataacaaaaacatattacctatattgtgaccatttacttaaatatcaactgacaatgtgattgatgcgacaggtgatATTGTTCTGAATTGGCTGGTAtatattatgatagagtaaaatttctgtggttagtgaaacattatattgtaactagctgttgccccgcgactctgtctacgaagaatttgcttatcgctttcccgcgagtactatgcattttttcgggataagactgtgagataaaaagtagcctatgttcttcctcgggaTTCCAACTACCTCCATAATGAATTttggctaaatcagttcagcgattgaagcatgaaaagttaacagacagacagacagagttcctttcacgtttataatattaaatatatgtaaggatttataataattttgaccttttttttcaggtggatgtaaacacacattggtgtttttattttggttgcaagaaaaagccagtgaaggagcataacctttttttccaaggacatgcatttttccataaaaaagaggcatagaagtatcacagaactcctcaatggttaatgaaagagaatagaatagactTAAGATTTAGCatggaaatgtaattttgaacatgacaatctcttaatacagaaatgtatttttagttgacaatgcaagtacagtcgacaataagtacagtcagcaaaatttttttctttaaaatatcatttttggtttttatttgtgtaagcttttatttttcctcacaatacttttcgttgactatacttgtcttgcattgtcatctaatctgtaatcagtataagtactgctgtgctaagctaatggtactttaaatttgtattctcattttggtttataattataatacatacatactcgtacattgcaagtcgaataaaatttaattgaatttgcaggtggtaggaccttgtgcaaggtccgcccggattgctaccaccatcttgctcgctaatcctgccgtgaagcagcagtgcttgcactgttgtgtttcggcgtggagagtaagacagccggtgaaataactggcacttgaggtattccttctttggcctctaggttggcaacgcatctgcaatacccaggtgttgcagttatctatgggtggtggtgatctcttaccatcaggagatccacttgctcgtttgccatccagtcgaataataaaaaaaaaaaacttgtaaaatatgtttcttttcacttatgattctcatcatcaaaaataacgaaaaaatgtgcagaatttgtaacattgcttacagagattttgatcaggttcaattcccggtcatgtatgtattagagtcagacaaaataaacCAGTTGAATGctatatatatccatactaatattataaatgcgaaagtgtgtgtgtttgtatgtttctccaTCTTTTACGTCgcaatggagcgacggatcgacgtgatttttggcatagagattgtttatgggccacagagtgatataggctacttttattcggaaaaataaacagttcccgagggaacagcgcgcgataaccgaattccacgcgggtgaagccgcgggcaaaagatagtataTATACACATCCAGGtcaactggtagaacaaacaataccatctagggtcactgtcacaagtacaagtactaaaaatacaagtaaatcaccacggttttgttataacttatgatcaatggtatgcatattgtttacatgtataacacacaagttaatcaaaccacggttgcttaggaaatgaaaaatcttaacagcgcgattcagcttttccttgagtgagacgagatagtgacatcttttgatgcaaaagtaaactaaaatcccggtttaacacatagtgacctataatatttgtattacatttccttgtatttcttagtagtacttctaatgcctttatgggatggcacaatatttaatttattaaaaatacgacttgtttttaattaccctttgccaggaatattatatacatgttccaataaatcgggtcttttgagacatatgtttatgctaaacgtttttatgataatttgtgtatttatgaaataaaacaatataaatgaagtattgcatttttattatgttactctgcaaattaactaaaaccatctaaaacacatgcaataggACAGCTTTGTATAGGTAGCATGTTCCAACAAATAGGGTCTTTTGAGTCATAtgcttatgctaaacgtttttatgataattgtacatttatgaaataaaaaatataaattattgaatttttattatattactctccaaattaactaaaactatctaaaacacatgcaataagacagctttgtctaaggtgctttggggtaattctgtaaacggggttattccatttatttaagatttctcctaaacgtgttgatgtttaaccactggcagcacttaaatggacgccccatttaccgctcctcgcgtctctccagatgatgcgaggcgctgacatcggttggacgtgcaatatatatttttttgggtcgagtgcattttcgtgccaaaaagttaaatacgaaataaccccaacaccgctaactctaaaacctgataagttacaagattgaactattaatgttatgacaaataatcgttttttgcgaatgactgtgtcagtctaaaaggcctagctatagtttaaaaaaaattcccgaattacccctttaggggttattccagtgaagtgattcccgaaataaccccagcttactttagtatggtaattgtctgaggtattcaaactttcaacttttcaagatttacatttttttatttgtggtgccaacctccatctatggaccccaagccaaccttacctgcccgtggtgcaccctgccgtctgacagactgggctctggcagatggctgattgcggcatagcgcagccaaaatcggcacagttaagtccccgGGCCCGGATggctgcagcatcggcggtgcaataaactgtgccctacgatcgccaactcgcatgcccagtgtggggattatgggcaaacccctaccagaatgaagcgcacggcaaagagatggcccccagttcccggtcgccccgctattccttgccatagtagcgttcatggtaacggtggggcagaggatgctaagaatcccggtcgatccaaggctacctaagtaaactgaccctggctgtagaacggacggacttttaggactcttctagcgcagttggaagtggagctggagaacataaggtggcatattcaggagttaagtgaaatacatagagagggagagggcaccatcatcttagactcgggccaccttctgtacttccgcgaggatgatcaaacatcacagggtggcgtagggttccttgttaatagatccctctctaacaacattaaagagatctccagtgtgtcgaacagggtag includes:
- the LOC141439765 gene encoding uncharacterized protein, coding for MEQWPVKMKHTFYLVVFALCSVEFGLVSAALPPWSADGQQALKRVARQIPPPPPPPSPPQPQDIPGYPGLADMFEDAGAAMGASRDRREAKGGGAMPTRKG